A single genomic interval of Lysobacter avium harbors:
- the htpX gene encoding protease HtpX — translation MFKRIGLFLATNLAVMVLLGVVLSVLQGVFGIRLGDNGTLLVFAMIFGFGGSLISLMISKWAAKRSTGAQVIETPRNEAEQWLVATVRRQAEAAGIKMPEVAIYEAPEINAFATGPTRNNSLVAVSTGLLGSMSRDEAEAVLAHEVSHVANGDMVTMALVQGVLNTFVIVAARIVGRIVDSYLSGNRESSGVGFGYYITVFVLDMVFGLLANMIAMWFSRYREFRADAGGASLAGRDKMIAALQKLGQNNGVNTLPNQVAAFGISGAVGHGMRRLLLSHPPLEERINALRARADTVRTVA, via the coding sequence ATGTTCAAGCGGATCGGGTTGTTCCTGGCCACCAACCTGGCGGTGATGGTGCTGTTGGGCGTGGTACTGAGCGTGTTGCAGGGCGTTTTTGGCATCCGGCTGGGTGACAACGGCACCTTGCTGGTGTTCGCGATGATCTTCGGCTTTGGCGGTTCACTGATCTCGCTGATGATTTCCAAATGGGCGGCCAAGCGCTCCACCGGGGCACAGGTGATCGAGACGCCGCGCAACGAGGCCGAGCAGTGGCTGGTTGCCACGGTGCGCAGGCAGGCCGAGGCTGCCGGGATCAAGATGCCGGAGGTCGCGATCTATGAGGCGCCGGAGATCAATGCCTTCGCCACCGGACCGACCCGCAACAATTCGCTGGTGGCGGTATCCACCGGCCTGCTGGGCTCAATGAGCCGCGACGAGGCGGAAGCGGTGCTTGCGCACGAGGTCAGCCACGTTGCCAACGGCGACATGGTGACGATGGCGCTGGTGCAGGGCGTGCTCAACACGTTCGTGATCGTGGCGGCCCGGATCGTCGGCAGGATCGTCGACAGCTACCTGAGCGGCAACCGCGAGAGCAGCGGCGTCGGCTTTGGCTACTACATCACCGTGTTCGTGCTGGACATGGTGTTTGGCCTGCTGGCGAACATGATCGCGATGTGGTTCTCGCGCTACCGCGAGTTCCGCGCCGATGCCGGCGGCGCCAGCCTGGCCGGTCGCGACAAGATGATTGCCGCGCTGCAGAAGCTCGGCCAGAACAACGGCGTCAATACCTTGCCCAATCAGGTGGCCGCGTTCGGGATCAGCGGCGCGGTCGGCCATGGCATGCGCCGCCTGCTGCTCAGCCACCCGCCGCTGGAGGAGCGAATCAACGCCCTGCGGGCGCGGGCGGACACGGTGCGCACGGTGGCCTGA
- a CDS encoding EAL domain-containing response regulator, which translates to MQLGKDKTLRLMIVDDSVDDAEAIANTLRNSGIAVRPSRPETADALAGLLATQPMDLLLVARSSQAIPLEQVVAQVGSSGKDLPMVAMVETMDAEQMLQMSNLGIHATVLRDQPAHMEAVIRREWSDLEARRALRRLESQVRETERRCDALIDSSRDPIAYVHEGMHIRANSAYLEIFGFESFEDIEGMSLLDLIAPQHIDEFRDLLKRLGKGEAPPPRHEIEARTLDGTGFPAVMEFTSASYEGEACQQVVLRRQELDPELAREVEELRHRDQVTGLLNRASFLRTLEDAVTDAARDAGRQGFLLVEPDHYAHLLQDIGLDAADELIAACAKRLQSALGENDIAARFGEHQFAVLRPDSDYHDTTALAESIRAAFANHVLETEAHSLTATVSIGGVQIGQKIASVTEVLGKAHETVQANLAVGGNRIDIFDPGAVDRAEQERIEAWVTRIRDAIDGDRFTLHYQPLIGLHGEPIEIYDAYLRMLGEHGELVPPPAFLPIAEEHGLLWEIDRWVVGKAIDAIGARMKAGHRTTLMVRISEVSLQDDSLAQHVAERLAKFEADGALLVLQLPESKVFTHLKAAKDFQQQMARLGVRVGLEQFGSGLNSFQLLSHFDAAFLKLDRSYMEDLPANPEYQARIREIAAKARETGPQTIAEFVQDAASMSVLFAAGIDYAQGQFLAAAGPEMDYTFG; encoded by the coding sequence ATGCAATTGGGGAAGGACAAGACGCTGCGCCTGATGATCGTCGACGACAGCGTCGACGATGCCGAGGCCATCGCCAACACATTGCGCAACAGCGGGATCGCAGTGCGTCCCAGCCGCCCGGAGACCGCCGACGCACTCGCCGGGCTGCTCGCCACCCAACCCATGGACCTGCTGCTGGTGGCCCGAAGCTCGCAAGCGATCCCGCTGGAGCAGGTGGTTGCCCAGGTGGGCAGCAGCGGCAAGGACCTGCCGATGGTGGCCATGGTCGAGACCATGGATGCCGAACAGATGCTCCAGATGAGCAACCTGGGAATCCACGCCACCGTGCTGCGTGACCAGCCCGCGCACATGGAAGCGGTGATCCGCCGCGAGTGGAGTGACCTGGAAGCCCGGCGCGCTCTGCGCCGGCTCGAATCGCAGGTGCGCGAAACCGAGCGCCGCTGCGACGCGTTGATCGACTCCTCGCGCGACCCGATCGCCTACGTGCACGAGGGCATGCACATCCGCGCCAACAGCGCCTATCTGGAGATCTTCGGCTTCGAGTCCTTCGAGGACATCGAGGGGATGTCCTTGCTGGACCTGATTGCGCCGCAGCACATCGACGAATTCCGCGACCTGTTGAAGCGCCTGGGCAAGGGCGAGGCGCCGCCGCCGCGCCATGAGATCGAAGCGCGCACGCTGGACGGCACCGGCTTCCCGGCGGTCATGGAGTTCACCTCCGCCAGCTACGAGGGCGAGGCCTGCCAGCAGGTCGTGCTGCGCCGCCAGGAGCTGGATCCGGAGCTGGCGCGCGAGGTGGAGGAGCTGCGCCATCGCGACCAGGTCACCGGCCTGCTGAATCGTGCCAGCTTCCTGCGCACGCTGGAGGATGCGGTTACCGATGCCGCCCGTGACGCGGGCCGCCAGGGGTTCCTGCTGGTCGAGCCCGACCACTACGCCCACCTGCTGCAGGACATAGGCCTTGACGCAGCCGACGAGTTGATCGCGGCGTGCGCGAAGCGGCTGCAGAGCGCGCTGGGCGAAAACGACATTGCCGCGCGCTTCGGCGAACACCAGTTCGCCGTCCTGCGCCCGGACAGCGACTACCACGACACCACCGCGCTGGCCGAGTCGATCCGCGCGGCCTTCGCCAATCATGTGCTGGAGACCGAGGCGCATTCGCTCACCGCCACCGTCAGCATCGGCGGCGTCCAGATCGGGCAGAAGATCGCCAGCGTCACCGAAGTGCTGGGCAAGGCGCATGAAACCGTGCAGGCCAACCTGGCCGTTGGTGGCAACCGTATTGACATCTTCGACCCCGGAGCGGTCGACCGTGCCGAGCAGGAGCGGATCGAGGCCTGGGTGACCCGGATCCGCGACGCCATCGACGGGGACCGCTTCACCTTGCACTACCAGCCGCTGATCGGCCTGCACGGCGAGCCGATCGAGATCTACGACGCCTACCTGCGCATGCTCGGTGAACACGGCGAGCTGGTGCCGCCGCCCGCGTTCCTGCCCATTGCCGAGGAACACGGACTGTTGTGGGAGATCGATCGCTGGGTGGTGGGCAAGGCCATCGATGCGATCGGCGCGCGCATGAAGGCCGGTCACCGCACGACCCTCATGGTGCGCATCAGTGAGGTGTCCCTGCAGGACGACAGCCTGGCCCAGCACGTCGCCGAACGTCTGGCCAAGTTCGAGGCCGATGGCGCCCTGCTGGTCCTGCAGTTGCCCGAGTCGAAGGTATTCACCCACCTCAAGGCCGCCAAGGATTTCCAGCAGCAGATGGCCAGGCTCGGGGTGCGCGTAGGCCTGGAGCAGTTCGGCAGCGGGTTGAACTCCTTCCAGTTGCTGAGCCACTTTGACGCGGCGTTCCTCAAGCTCGACCGCAGCTATATGGAGGACCTGCCGGCCAACCCCGAATACCAGGCACGGATCCGCGAGATCGCAGCGAAGGCGCGCGAAACCGGGCCACAGACGATCGCCGAATTCGTCCAGGACGCGGCCAGCATGAGCGTGCTGTTCGCTGCCGGAATCGATTACGCGCAGGGCCAGTTCCTTGCCGCCGCCGGGCCGGAGATGGACTACACCTTCGGTTGA
- the epmB gene encoding EF-P beta-lysylation protein EpmB has product MITAGPSPIQSDPAPQRWQQLWRDAVRDPRELAGLLGLNPDRLGISDAAASQFALRVPRGFIARMRRGDPNDPLLRQVLPLDAEMQSSPGFSLDAVGDGPANAGTGVIRKYRGRALLVATGSCAINCRYCFRRHFPYAEQNASIGGWGDAVAAIAADPDINEVILSGGDPWSLSTAKLAALTDTLADIPHIRRLRVHTRLPVVLPERVDAELVQWLADLPWPVAVVLHANHANEFDEHVDAAVARLRGAGATVLNQAVLLRGVNDSVDALAALSERGFAAGVLPYYLHQLDRVQGAAHFEVSDERALELHAQLAARLSGYLVPRLVREVAGDSGKRPLAAVTDGDRWEAG; this is encoded by the coding sequence ATGATAACCGCAGGCCCCTCGCCCATACAGTCAGACCCCGCGCCGCAACGTTGGCAACAGTTGTGGCGCGACGCGGTGCGCGATCCGCGCGAGCTGGCAGGGCTGCTCGGCCTGAACCCTGACCGCTTGGGCATCAGTGACGCCGCGGCGAGCCAGTTTGCGCTGCGCGTGCCGCGCGGGTTCATCGCGCGGATGCGCCGCGGCGATCCGAATGACCCCCTCCTGCGGCAGGTGCTGCCGCTGGATGCGGAGATGCAGTCGAGCCCTGGATTCAGCCTGGACGCCGTGGGCGACGGCCCGGCCAACGCCGGCACCGGGGTGATCCGCAAGTACCGCGGCCGCGCCCTGCTGGTCGCCACCGGCAGTTGCGCGATCAATTGCCGCTACTGCTTCCGCCGCCACTTCCCCTACGCCGAGCAGAACGCGTCGATCGGAGGCTGGGGCGATGCGGTCGCGGCGATTGCCGCCGACCCGGACATCAACGAGGTAATCCTTTCCGGCGGCGATCCTTGGTCATTGTCGACCGCGAAACTCGCCGCGCTGACGGACACCCTGGCGGACATTCCGCATATTCGCCGCCTGCGCGTCCATACCCGGCTGCCGGTTGTGCTGCCCGAACGGGTCGATGCGGAACTGGTCCAATGGCTCGCCGACCTGCCCTGGCCGGTCGCGGTGGTACTGCACGCCAACCACGCCAACGAGTTCGACGAGCACGTCGACGCGGCGGTCGCTCGACTGCGCGGCGCCGGCGCCACGGTGCTCAACCAGGCCGTGCTGCTGCGCGGCGTCAACGACTCGGTGGATGCGTTGGCGGCCCTGAGTGAGCGCGGGTTCGCCGCAGGCGTGCTGCCCTATTACCTGCACCAGCTCGACCGCGTGCAGGGTGCCGCGCACTTTGAGGTGAGCGATGAGCGTGCGCTGGAACTGCATGCGCAGCTGGCCGCGCGCCTCTCGGGTTATCTGGTCCCGCGCCTCGTACGCGAGGTGGCCGGCGATAGCGGCAAACGCCCCTTGGCTGCGGTGACGGACGGAGACCGCTGGGAAGCTGGGTAG
- the efp gene encoding elongation factor P encodes MATYGLNDVKNGLKILINNEPCVITDTDFIKPGKGQAFTRVKYRSIKTGRTQEVTMKATDSLEGADVMDTDMQFLYTDGEHWHFMDPESFDQVQADKNGVGDAAKWLKGEEDCVVTLWNGNPIFVSPPNFVDLKIVETDPGVRGDTSGGGGKPATLETGAVVRVPLFVAQDEIIKVDTRSGEYVSRVK; translated from the coding sequence ATGGCCACCTATGGCTTGAACGACGTCAAGAACGGCCTGAAGATCCTCATCAATAATGAGCCTTGCGTCATTACTGATACGGACTTCATCAAGCCCGGCAAGGGCCAGGCTTTCACCCGCGTGAAGTACCGCAGCATCAAGACCGGGCGTACCCAGGAAGTCACCATGAAGGCGACCGACTCGCTGGAAGGCGCGGACGTGATGGATACGGACATGCAGTTCCTGTACACCGACGGTGAGCACTGGCACTTCATGGATCCGGAGTCGTTTGACCAGGTCCAGGCCGACAAGAATGGCGTGGGTGATGCGGCCAAGTGGCTCAAGGGCGAGGAAGACTGCGTCGTGACCCTGTGGAACGGCAACCCGATCTTTGTCTCGCCGCCCAACTTCGTCGACCTGAAGATCGTCGAGACCGATCCGGGCGTGCGTGGTGATACCTCCGGCGGCGGCGGCAAGCCGGCAACCCTGGAGACGGGCGCCGTCGTGCGCGTGCCGTTGTTCGTGGCCCAGGACGAGATCATCAAGGTCGACACGCGCTCCGGCGAATACGTCAGCCGGGTCAAGTAA